Proteins encoded in a region of the Xiphophorus couchianus chromosome 11, X_couchianus-1.0, whole genome shotgun sequence genome:
- the trim3b gene encoding tripartite motif-containing protein 3b isoform X1 yields MSTAMAKRESGSASPVVRQIDKQFLVCSICLDHYHNPKVLPCLHTFCESCLQNYIPPESLTLSCPVCRQTSILPEKGVGALQNNFFITNLMEVLQREPECSRPEACSVLESVSAAVAGKPLCCPNHEGKVMEFYCESCETAMCLDCTEGEHRDHMTVPLRDVVEQHKAVLKTQLDAIHSRLPQLTAAVELVSEISRQLNERKTEAEAEINSTFEELERVLHHRKTALITDLENICSSKQKVLHAQLSSLLQGKEHIQSSCSFTEQALSHGNATEVLLVQKQMSERVTALARHDFPEKPHQNAHLDCQVETEGLRRSIQNLGVLLTTSAVAHTSVATGEGLRHAATGQHQTITVTTKDKDGELVRTGNAVLKGEILSADGNRAADVEITDNKNGTYEVGYTLRSEGEYSFCLLLYGQPIRGSPFRLRVVKPSDVPQSPDDVKRRVKSPSGTGGHIRQKAVRRPSSMYSTTKKKENPIEDELIYRVGSRGREKGEFTNLQGISASSNGRVVVADSNNQCIQVFSNDGQFKMRFGVRGRSPGQLQRPTGVTVDMNGDIVVADYDNRWVSIFSSDGKFKNKIGAGRLMGPKGVAMDKNGHIITVDNKACCVFIFQSNGKLVTKFGGRGTSDRQFAEKLGPNFNKSGSVFSPHFVAVNNKNEIIVTDFHNHSVKVYSADGEFLFKFGSHGEGNGQFNAPTGVAVDANGNIIVADWGNSRIQVFDSTGSFLSYINTSADPLYGPQGLALTSDGHVAVADSGNHCFKVYRYLQ; encoded by the exons ATGTCCACTGCTATGGCCAAGCGTGAATCTGGGAGCGCCAGCCCTGTGGTGCGTCAGATAGACAAGCAGTTCCTGGTTTGCAGCATCTGTTTGGATCACTACCACAACCCCAAGGTCCTGCCTTGTCTACACACTTTTTGCGAAAG CTGTCTCCAGAATTACATTCCTCCAGAGTCTCTGACACTCTCATGTCCTGTGTGTCGACAAACATCCATCCTGCCTGAGAAAGGAGTGGGAGCTCTACAGAACAACTTCTTCATCACTAATCTCATGGAG GTCCTGCAGCGTGAGCCGGAGTGTTCACGGCCCGAGGCCTGCAGTGTGTTGGAGTCGGTCAGTGCTGCAGTAGCAGGGAAGCCTCTTTGCTGCCCAAACCATGAAGGAAAG GTGATGGAGTTCTACTGCGAGTCTTGTGAGACAGCCATGTGTTTGGACTGCACAGAGGGAGAGCACCGGGATCATATGACTGTTCCTCTGCGGGATGTAGTGGAGCAGCACAAAGCTGTGCTAAAAACACAGCTTGATGCCATTCACAGCAG ACTCCCTCAGCTGACAGCAGCTGTTGAGCTGGTGAGTGAGATCTCGCGCCagctaaatgaaagaaaaactgaggCAGAAGCAGAGATCAACAGTACGTTTGAAGAGCTGGAGCGGGTTCTGCATCACCGCAAGACAGCCCTCATCACAGACTTGGAGAACATCTGCAGCTCCAAGCAAAAG GTCCTCCATGCCCAGCTTTCCTCTCTTCTACAGGGGAAGGAACACATccagagcagctgcagcttcacagAGCAGGCTCTCAGCCATGGGAATGCAACTGAG GTTCTACTGGTTCAGAAGCAGATGAGTGAGCGGGTCACAGCTCTGGCCAGACACGACTTTCCAGAGAAGCCACATCAGAACGCACATCTAGACTGTCAG GTAGAGACTGAAGGTTTGCGGCGCTCCATCCAGAACCTGGGCGTTCTCCTTACAACATCAGCCGTGGCACACACGTCTGTCGCCACAGGGGAGGGACTGAGACATGCAGCTACTGGGCAGCACCAAACCATTACTGTGACAACAAAAGACAaa GATGGAGAGTTGGTGAGGACaggaaatgctgttttaaagGGTGAGATATTGTCGGCTGACGGTAACAGAGCTGCAGACGTAGAAATAACGGACAACAAGAATGGAACGTATGAAGTGGGCTACACGTTGCGCTCCGAAGGAGAGTATTCATTCTGCCTGCTGCTGTACGGTCAGCCCATACGTGGCAGCCCATTCCGTCTGCGGGTGGTCAAACCGTCAGACGTGCCCCAGTCTCCGGATGATGTGAAAAGGAGGGTGAAGTCCCCGAGCGGGACAGGGGGCCACATCCGTCAGAAAGCGGTGCGACGGCCTTCCAGCATGTACAGCACCaccaaaaaaaaggagaacCCCATTGAGGACGAGCTCATCTACAGAGTTG GTTCCCGGGGAAGGGAAAAGGGCGAGTTCACAAATCTGCAAGGAATCTCAGCCTCCAGCAACGGTAGAGTGGTGGTGGCTGACAGCAACAACCAGTGCATACAG GTATTTTCCAACGATGGGCAGTTTAAAATGCGCTTTGGGGTTAGAGGTCGTTCTCCAGGACAGCTGCAGAGACCGACAGGAGTCACTGTAGACATGAACGGAGACATTGTGGTGGCTGATTATGACAACAGATGGGTCAGCATCTTCTCCTCAGATGGCAAGTTCAAG AATAAGATTGGTGCAGGCCGTCTCATGGGTCCCAAAGGAGTGGCCATGGATAAAAACGGACATATCATCACTGTGGATAACAAAGCCTGCTGTGTCTTCATCTTTCAGTCCAATGGAAAGCTGGTGACTAAGTTTGGAGGCAGAGGGACGTCTGATAGACAGTTTGCAG AAAAACTTGGCCCAAACTTTAATAAATCTGGCTCAGTTTTCA GTCCGCACTTTGTTGCAGTGAACAACAAGAATGAAATTATAGTGACAGATTTTCACAATCACTCTGTTAAG GTGTACAGCGCAGATGGGgagtttctgtttaaatttggCTCTCATGGAGAAGGCAATGGCCAGTTCAACGCGCCCACTGGTGTGGCTGTAGATGCTAATGGAAACATCATTGTAGCCGACTGGGGTAACAGCAGAATACAG GTTTTTGATAGCACAGGGTCCTTCCTGTCCTACATTAACACCTCAGCAGACCCGCTCTATGGGCCCCAGGGCCTCGCTCTCACCTCAGATGGACATGTGGCAGTTGCCGACTCCGGGAATCACTGCTTCAAAGTTTACAGATATCTGCAGTAG
- the trim3b gene encoding tripartite motif-containing protein 3b isoform X2: MSTAMAKRESGSASPVVRQIDKQFLVCSICLDHYHNPKVLPCLHTFCESCLQNYIPPESLTLSCPVCRQTSILPEKGVGALQNNFFITNLMEVLQREPECSRPEACSVLESVSAAVAGKPLCCPNHEGKVMEFYCESCETAMCLDCTEGEHRDHMTVPLRDVVEQHKAVLKTQLDAIHSRLPQLTAAVELVSEISRQLNERKTEAEAEINSTFEELERVLHHRKTALITDLENICSSKQKVLHAQLSSLLQGKEHIQSSCSFTEQALSHGNATEVLLVQKQMSERVTALARHDFPEKPHQNAHLDCQVETEGLRRSIQNLGVLLTTSAVAHTSVATGEGLRHAATGQHQTITVTTKDKDGELVRTGNAVLKGEILSADGNRAADVEITDNKNGTYEVGYTLRSEGEYSFCLLLYGQPIRGSPFRLRVVKPSDVPQSPDDVKRRVKSPSGTGGHIRQKAVRRPSSMYSTTKKKENPIEDELIYRVGSRGREKGEFTNLQGISASSNGRVVVADSNNQCIQVFSNDGQFKMRFGVRGRSPGQLQRPTGVTVDMNGDIVVADYDNRWVSIFSSDGKFKNKIGAGRLMGPKGVAMDKNGHIITVDNKACCVFIFQSNGKLVTKFGGRGTSDRQFAGPHFVAVNNKNEIIVTDFHNHSVKVYSADGEFLFKFGSHGEGNGQFNAPTGVAVDANGNIIVADWGNSRIQVFDSTGSFLSYINTSADPLYGPQGLALTSDGHVAVADSGNHCFKVYRYLQ, encoded by the exons ATGTCCACTGCTATGGCCAAGCGTGAATCTGGGAGCGCCAGCCCTGTGGTGCGTCAGATAGACAAGCAGTTCCTGGTTTGCAGCATCTGTTTGGATCACTACCACAACCCCAAGGTCCTGCCTTGTCTACACACTTTTTGCGAAAG CTGTCTCCAGAATTACATTCCTCCAGAGTCTCTGACACTCTCATGTCCTGTGTGTCGACAAACATCCATCCTGCCTGAGAAAGGAGTGGGAGCTCTACAGAACAACTTCTTCATCACTAATCTCATGGAG GTCCTGCAGCGTGAGCCGGAGTGTTCACGGCCCGAGGCCTGCAGTGTGTTGGAGTCGGTCAGTGCTGCAGTAGCAGGGAAGCCTCTTTGCTGCCCAAACCATGAAGGAAAG GTGATGGAGTTCTACTGCGAGTCTTGTGAGACAGCCATGTGTTTGGACTGCACAGAGGGAGAGCACCGGGATCATATGACTGTTCCTCTGCGGGATGTAGTGGAGCAGCACAAAGCTGTGCTAAAAACACAGCTTGATGCCATTCACAGCAG ACTCCCTCAGCTGACAGCAGCTGTTGAGCTGGTGAGTGAGATCTCGCGCCagctaaatgaaagaaaaactgaggCAGAAGCAGAGATCAACAGTACGTTTGAAGAGCTGGAGCGGGTTCTGCATCACCGCAAGACAGCCCTCATCACAGACTTGGAGAACATCTGCAGCTCCAAGCAAAAG GTCCTCCATGCCCAGCTTTCCTCTCTTCTACAGGGGAAGGAACACATccagagcagctgcagcttcacagAGCAGGCTCTCAGCCATGGGAATGCAACTGAG GTTCTACTGGTTCAGAAGCAGATGAGTGAGCGGGTCACAGCTCTGGCCAGACACGACTTTCCAGAGAAGCCACATCAGAACGCACATCTAGACTGTCAG GTAGAGACTGAAGGTTTGCGGCGCTCCATCCAGAACCTGGGCGTTCTCCTTACAACATCAGCCGTGGCACACACGTCTGTCGCCACAGGGGAGGGACTGAGACATGCAGCTACTGGGCAGCACCAAACCATTACTGTGACAACAAAAGACAaa GATGGAGAGTTGGTGAGGACaggaaatgctgttttaaagGGTGAGATATTGTCGGCTGACGGTAACAGAGCTGCAGACGTAGAAATAACGGACAACAAGAATGGAACGTATGAAGTGGGCTACACGTTGCGCTCCGAAGGAGAGTATTCATTCTGCCTGCTGCTGTACGGTCAGCCCATACGTGGCAGCCCATTCCGTCTGCGGGTGGTCAAACCGTCAGACGTGCCCCAGTCTCCGGATGATGTGAAAAGGAGGGTGAAGTCCCCGAGCGGGACAGGGGGCCACATCCGTCAGAAAGCGGTGCGACGGCCTTCCAGCATGTACAGCACCaccaaaaaaaaggagaacCCCATTGAGGACGAGCTCATCTACAGAGTTG GTTCCCGGGGAAGGGAAAAGGGCGAGTTCACAAATCTGCAAGGAATCTCAGCCTCCAGCAACGGTAGAGTGGTGGTGGCTGACAGCAACAACCAGTGCATACAG GTATTTTCCAACGATGGGCAGTTTAAAATGCGCTTTGGGGTTAGAGGTCGTTCTCCAGGACAGCTGCAGAGACCGACAGGAGTCACTGTAGACATGAACGGAGACATTGTGGTGGCTGATTATGACAACAGATGGGTCAGCATCTTCTCCTCAGATGGCAAGTTCAAG AATAAGATTGGTGCAGGCCGTCTCATGGGTCCCAAAGGAGTGGCCATGGATAAAAACGGACATATCATCACTGTGGATAACAAAGCCTGCTGTGTCTTCATCTTTCAGTCCAATGGAAAGCTGGTGACTAAGTTTGGAGGCAGAGGGACGTCTGATAGACAGTTTGCAG GTCCGCACTTTGTTGCAGTGAACAACAAGAATGAAATTATAGTGACAGATTTTCACAATCACTCTGTTAAG GTGTACAGCGCAGATGGGgagtttctgtttaaatttggCTCTCATGGAGAAGGCAATGGCCAGTTCAACGCGCCCACTGGTGTGGCTGTAGATGCTAATGGAAACATCATTGTAGCCGACTGGGGTAACAGCAGAATACAG GTTTTTGATAGCACAGGGTCCTTCCTGTCCTACATTAACACCTCAGCAGACCCGCTCTATGGGCCCCAGGGCCTCGCTCTCACCTCAGATGGACATGTGGCAGTTGCCGACTCCGGGAATCACTGCTTCAAAGTTTACAGATATCTGCAGTAG
- the trim47 gene encoding E3 ubiquitin-protein ligase TRIM47, giving the protein MATAGATGDDLKKELTCAICLDFFKDPVILKCGHNFCRFCICMHWDENGGDYGYQCPQCRTVFNKRSFTKNYLVQNLVSKLDDLEHLGSPSAPSKSMKPDGKCQQHGEELKLYCQTDKRPICVVCRESRAHRHHQVAPVPEVVNDMKMELKVRLMELNWQKSQYAKIKTTDERTKNDVRLKKQRLKEKIEADVGALVQFLLDERDSLLESLDAEEAASLAIIDDNLEFVDSEAADVDKLIADIHNHIGGKTNFESLSGTFNKAMHRKSFTSLEPVSCTTEFTDFSGPFQLIMWKKMMHVLHTMPQNLTLDPDTAHANLLISDFDTKVEEGRVRSQEPDLPGRFNRFCGVLATAQYASGQHYWEVDVRDKGVWYLGVTTECSNRKGFVSLTPSAGYWSLCLQDRLYANVEDGRIPLADYWNSPRVGVYLDYDNGRLSFYDAVTMKRLYMFDTCFEEPVYPFFSPGKNDVGSRLQICHYY; this is encoded by the exons ATGGCGACCGCTGGAGCAACTGGAGACGACCTGAAGAAAGAGCTCACATGCGCAATTTGTTTGGACTTTTTCAAAGACCCAGTCATACTGAAGTGCGGACATAATTTTTGTCGCTTTTGTATCTGCATGCACTGGGATGAAAATGGCGGAGACTACGGGTATCAGTGTCCTCAATGCCGGACT GTATTCAACAAGAGGAGCTTCACTAAAAACTACTTGGTGCAGAATCTAGTTTCAAAACTGGACGACCTGGAGCATCTGGGTTCTCCTTCTGCTCCTTCCAAGTCTATGAAACCGGATGGAAAGTGTCAACAACATGGTGAAGAGCTGAAACTCTACTGCCAAACTGATAAGAGGCCCATTTGTGTTGTCTGCAGGGAATCAAGAGCTCACAG ACACCATCAGGTGGCTCCAGTGCCAGAAGTTGTGAATGATATGAAG ATGGAGTTGAAAGTGAGACTTATGGAGCTCAACTGGCAGAAGTCGCAGTATGCCAAAATCAAGACAACAGATGAAAGGACTAAAAATGATGTTCGG CTGAAGAAGCAACGACTCAAGGAGAAGATTGAAGCAGATGTAGGGGCGTTGGTCCAGTTCTTGTTGGATGAGAGAGATTCTCTTCTGGAGAGCTTGGATGCTGAGGAAGCAGCATCTCTGGCCATCATTGACGACAACCTGGAGTTTGTTGATAGTGAAGCAGCAGATGTGGACAAACTCATAGCAGATATTCATAATCACATTGGTGGGAAGACTAACTTTGAG AGCCTTTCTGGAACATTTAATAA AGCAATGCATCGCAAGTCTTTCACATCCCTTGAGCCGGTCAGTTGTACGACTGAATTTACAGACTTCTCAGGGCCTTTCCAACTCATCATGTGGAAGAAGATGATGCACGTTCTGCACACCA TGCCTCAGAACCTGACCTTAGACCCCGACACCGCTCACGCGAACCTCCTTATCTCAGACTTTGACACCAAAGTGGAGGAGGGACGGGTTCGCAGCCAGGAGCCGGATCTTCCGGGCCGCTTCAACCGGTTCTGCGGAGTCCTCGCCACAGCCCAGTACGCCAGCGGCCAGCACTACTGGGAAGTAGACGTGAGGGACAAAGGAGTGTGGTACCTGGGGGTGACGACTGAGTGCAGCAACAGAAAGGGCTTTGTCAGTCTCACTCCATCCGCAGGATACTGGAGCCTCTGTCTGCAGGACCGACTCTACGCCAATGTGGAAGATGGCCGCATTCCCCTCGCCGACTACTGGAACTCTCCTCGTGTCGGTGTGTACCTGGACTATGACAATGGCCGCCTTAGTTTCTATGATGCTGTTACAATGAAGAGACTCTACATGTTCGACACCTGCTTCGAGGAGCCTGTCTATCCTTTTTTCAGCCCAGGGAAGAATGACGTAGGCAGCAGGCTGCAGATATGCCATTACTATTAA